CATTAACCCTAAAAATGGCCGGAATACTCTCTTTAAATACTGCCAGCTTATTAACCAATTCATTTCCTTTTCCATTGATGTCATACAGTTGTTCTACTATGGGGGCATTTGCCTTTCTTAAGCTGTCTGATTGTTTTAGTAAATCAATTTTTAAGTTTTCAATTAAACCTGTAATGCTATCGACACGTTTTTTTATCATAGCCACCCGGGGCCCCCATATTTCAGCATTACCGTGTGTTAACGGATCTTTTAACTTCTCTACAATTGCCTCATCGTATAATTTAATGTCCATTTGCATTACAACGTTGGAATGCTGTAAACACTGATTTATGGATCTTAATTGGCCCGCGTTCTCCTGCTGCCGGCAGGCAGTAAGTAATAAAATAGCAACGGCAAAGGCTAGAAGGTTTCTGTTCATTGTTTAAGGGATTAGTTTTCTGCTATTATGTATTCATGGTTCCTTGACACGACCTCCTTAGAACCATCAAAATTTTTAAACTCAACCGTCACAGGAATTGTATGCTTTCCCGGCTTTCCTTTAACCGTAAATTTATAGACAGCCACTGCATCCCCATTTAACTCAACTTCCTTTCCATCAATGGTAACTCTAGGATTTCTATCAAAAGTAAATGCGCCAATGCCTGCTGCAACTTCTATCGACTGACCAGCTTTCACATAGCTGCTGCTTAAAGCTGAAAATGCCTCAAACTTAGTATATCCACAAGGAGTAGGGATTTTAGCACGACAGTAATGAATAAATTCTTTTTCAGTTACCAACACATCACTTTCTATTTTATTCAACATGATCATCGCCATTAACGAGGAGCTTTTGCTAAAACTTTCTGTAAGCCATTTATTTTTATAATCACTTCGCTGGTTAGCTGTTAAACTATCCGTATACCCAGGCAACAATGGAATAACTCTGAGAAAATAATTAAGCTCAGTTACATAAGGCCTTGTAATAGTAGCCTCCCCTGGAAACATCACTGTAAAACAGTTGTCTCTAAAAGCAACCAGTAAGTTCAATAGTTTCCCTCCAACTTCATTTGTATCATGTAGCCCTTTAACAACAGGAACATATTCCAGCTTAAAACTATCCGACTGCTTTATGAGATCCGATTTTATGATTTTAAGTAGGCCTTTTATGCTGTCTGCATATAATTTAACCTGCTCAGCTTTTGGCTCCCATATATCAGCATGGTAAGCTGTACCCGGATCCTTCTGCATTTCTCTTAAATTCGTATAAACCAGATTACTTTCAAGCTGTGAAATTCTATTCGCATATTCCAAACTCCGGTTTATCGCCTTCAATTGCTCCCGATTTTCTACTGGCCGGCAACCCACCAGCAAAACGACAATAACGGTAGGAATGATCAGGGCTTTTTTCATTGTCATAAGCATATTTCCCGCTAACGGAAATAATCAGGGGATATTTTTCCCGAAACCAGAATTTAAAGCAGGGAAATGTTAAAATAATTGGATAAAAGCATCTACATTGTATGCCTGAAATTCACATTCGATGGTAAAAACAGGGATCGTTTTAAGTGGTGGCGGCGTTAGAGGATTTGCCCACCTGGGCTTGTTGCAGGTATTGGAAGAATTACAAATTCAACCCTATGCTATATCCGGCGTAAGCGCCGGCGCCATCGTGGGCGCCCTGTATGCAGCCGGCCATTCTCCCCAAAAAATCCGCGACCTCCTGAAAAAGAACTCCTATTTCGGCTGGACGAGCTTTCTGGTGAATAAAGACGGTCTGTTTTCCATGAAAGTGCTGCGCAAGGCCCTTCAAACCCTCATCCCCGACAACTCCTTCGAAAGCCTGCATAAAAAACTCTACATCACCGCTACCGATTTTGCCAATAACGAAACCATTACTTTTTCAAAAGGCCAACTTATTGAAGCGGTGATTGCCTCCGCTTCGGTGCCGGTAATTTTTGAACCGGTAAAAATTGACGACCATATCCTGGTTGATGGCGGCCTCCTGAACAACTTTCCGGTTGAACCACTTGAAAACAACTGCGATGTGCTCATTGGCTGTTACGTAAATAACATCCCCAAAGGCCGGGGTAATGGCAAACGCTTCGGGAAAATGAACATGATCGAAAAATGCTTTCACATGGCCATCGCTCCCGTTGTTTATAGTAAAGCAGAACGGCTCGATCTTTTCCTGGAACCTGACCTGCACGAGTTTGGAATGTTCGATGTAAATAAAGCCGATAAGATCTATGAAGCCGGCTATAACGCTGCATTAAAACACAAAGATCAATTGTTACGCCTACAACAAAACCCTTAGCCCCCTCTAAGGCCTTTATTTCCTCAGGCACAATATTTTCACTGAATACTTATAACCCGAACCCATATCCCTAATTGATCTAAGTCAATAAACTCACGGTTAGGCGGTGGAATCCGCGCTATACGGCCGTTTCAGGATAAATTAGTAGTATAACAAAGTTGCTGTTTTAAAAATTTGGTCTAAATTAAATAAGAGTTAACCCATACCCTCCACATTTGCCTGTAAATAAAATGTTTCAACTTTCGTTTTTTTGAATGGGCAATTTCTATTGTTCGCGCATATCCAAATCACTAATCAACGTAATTGAA
The Niastella koreensis GR20-10 genome window above contains:
- a CDS encoding patatin-like phospholipase family protein translates to MVKTGIVLSGGGVRGFAHLGLLQVLEELQIQPYAISGVSAGAIVGALYAAGHSPQKIRDLLKKNSYFGWTSFLVNKDGLFSMKVLRKALQTLIPDNSFESLHKKLYITATDFANNETITFSKGQLIEAVIASASVPVIFEPVKIDDHILVDGGLLNNFPVEPLENNCDVLIGCYVNNIPKGRGNGKRFGKMNMIEKCFHMAIAPVVYSKAERLDLFLEPDLHEFGMFDVNKADKIYEAGYNAALKHKDQLLRLQQNP